A stretch of the Orcinus orca chromosome 1, mOrcOrc1.1, whole genome shotgun sequence genome encodes the following:
- the LOC125964772 gene encoding UDP-N-acetylglucosamine--peptide N-acetylglucosaminyltransferase 110 kDa subunit-like → MQSIPGMHNPDKFEVFCYALSPDDGTNFRAKVMAEAHHFIDLSQIPCNGKAADRIHQDGIHILVNMNGYTRGARNELFALRPAPIQAMWLGYPGTSGMLFMDYIITDQETSPAEVAEQCSEKLAYMPHTFFIGDHANMFPHLKKKAVIDFKSNGHIYDNQIVLNGIDLKAFLDSLPDVQIVKMKCPDGGDNADSSNTALNMPVIPMNTIAEAVIEMINRGQIQITINGFSLSNGLATTQISIKAATGEEVPCTIIVTTRPQYGLPEDAIVYCNFNQLYKIDPSTLQMWANILKRVPNSVLWLLRFPAVGEPNIQQYAQNMGLPQNRIIFSPVAPKGEHVRRGQLADVCLDTPLCNGHTTGMDVLWSGTPMVTMPGETLASRVAASQLTCLGCLELIAKNRQEYEDIAVKLGTDLEYLKKIRGKVWKQRTSSPLFNTKQYTIDLERLYLQMWEHYAAGNKPDHMIKPVEVTESA, encoded by the coding sequence atgcagtctattccaggcatgcacaatcctgataaatttgaggtattctgttatgccctgagcccagatgatggcacaaacttccgagcgaaggtgatggcagaagcccatcatttcattgatctttctcagattccatgcaatgggaaagcagctgatcgcatccatcaagatggtatacacatccttgtaaatatgaatggttataccaggggtgctcgaaatgaactctttgctctcaggccagctcctattcaggcaatgtggctgggctaccctgggaccagtggcatgcttttcatggattatatcatcactgatcaggaaacttcacctgctgaagttgctgagcagtgttctgagaaactggcttatatgccccatactttctttattggtgatcatgctaatatgttccctcacctgaagaagaaagcagtcatcgattttaagtccaatgggcacatttatgacaatcagattgtgctgaatggcatcgacctcaaagcatttcttgatagtctcccagatgtgcaaattgtcaagatgaaatgtcctgatggaggagacaacgcagacagcagtaatacagctcttaatatgcctgtcattcctatgaatactattgcagaggcagttattgaaatgattaacagaggacaaattcagataacaattaatggattcagtcttagcaatggactggcaactacccagatcagcattaaggctgccactggagaggaggttccctgtaccattattgtaaccacacgtcctcagtacgggttaccggaagatgccattgtgtactgtaacttcaatcagttatataaaattgacccatctactttgcagatgtgggcaaatattctgaagcgtgttcccaatagtgtactgtggctgttgcgttttccagcagtaggagaacctaatattcaacagtacgcacaaaatatgggccttccccagaaccgtatcattttttcacctgttgctcctaaaggggaacatgttcggagaggccagctggctgatgtctgcttggacactccactctgtaatggacacaccacagggatggatgtcctttggtcagggacacccatggtgactatgccaggagagactcttgcttcccgagttgcagcttcccagctcacttgtttaggctgtcttgagcttattgctaaaaatagacaagaatatgaagacatagctgtgaaactgggaactgatctagaatacctgaagaaaattcgtggcaaagtctggaagcagagaacatctagccctctgttcaacaccaaacaatacacaatagacctagagcggctctatctacagatgtgggagcattatgcagctggcaacaaacctgatcacatgattaagcccgttgaagtcactgagtcggcctaa